From Cyclopterus lumpus isolate fCycLum1 chromosome 2, fCycLum1.pri, whole genome shotgun sequence, a single genomic window includes:
- the lrrfip1b gene encoding leucine-rich repeat flightless-interacting protein 2 isoform X4: MEDSAPGKTTMGTQGPGRKRIPNQEKRTAEDDSLNQVAREAEARLAARRAARAEAREIRMKELERQHKELFHSHKEDSERYARHSRRHTSMSDDEERMSVGSRSSLRPSDYSGFLGSSSRASSRASSARASPVVEERPDRDFMDKVSRTASTLSAATLASLGGASSRRGSCDTSFSVETEASIRDMKDSLAQAEDRYRKAMVSNAQLHNEKSSLMFQVENLKEELGDMEELLWENRRHWDDRTKEVERERQARLLLQLRLTEMEEALRRSEEMLTEVSDLRLKSSSYCQEVSDLQEVLQWKEKKMAALEKQREISDIVRIERDRLRNDVVRLRDLLKKHGVIFSPEFSTNGETGPGEDDDVSAESDPRLAESTLELRLKKLFEERESLRDQVRLLKSQLDQRQKTGTERDQNPEGGGLENGVDSHLLDLQRDANRQISDFKFKLVKSEQEVTTLEQNVIRLEGQVTRYKSASENAEKIEDELKVDKRKLHRELRSALDRIGELELLHLYEAWHYLSSA, translated from the exons ATGGAAGACTCGGCTCCAGGTAAGACCACCATGGGGACCCAGGGACCCGGAAGGAAGAGGATCCCGAACCAGGAGAAGCGGACCGCCGAGGACGACTCTCTGAACCAGGTCGCACGAGag GCTGAGGCCCGGCTGGCGGCGAGGAGAGCGGCGAGAGCCGAGGCCCGAGAGATCCGGatgaaggagctggagaggcAACACAAAGAG CTGTTTCACAGCCACAAG GAGGACAGTGAGCGGTATGCTCGCCACTCACGGAGACACACTTCg atgtCTGACGATGAAGAGCGGATGTCTGTGGGCAGTCGAAGCAGCCTGAGG ccCTCAGACTACAGTGGCTTCCTGGGCTCCAGCTCCAGAGCCTCCTCCAGGGCCAGCTCAGCTCGTGCGAGCCCAGTG GTGGAGGAGCGACCCGACAGAGACTTTATGGACAAA GTTTCAAGGACCGCCTCCACGCTCTCCGCCGCCACGCTCGCCTCTCTGGGCGGAGCTTCGTCTCGCAGAGGAAGCTGTGACACGTCCTTCTCCGTGGAGACGGAGGCGTCCATCAGAGACATGAAG GACTCCCTGGCCCAGGCGGAGGACCGGTACCGTAAAGCCATGGTTTCTAATGCTCAGCTCCACAACGAGAAGTCCTCTCTGATGTTCCAGGTGGAAaacctgaaggaggagctgggcgacatggaggagctgctgtgggAGAACCGGAGGCACTGGGACGACCGCACCAAG GAGGTGGAGCGTGAGCGTCAGGCtcgtctcctcctgcagctccggCTCACGGAGATGGAGGAAGCTCTGAGGCGCTCCGAGGAGATGCTGACG gaggtgTCTGACCTCCGGTTGAAGAGCAGCAGCTACTGTCAGGAGGTTTCTGACCTGCAGGAGGTTCTTCagtggaaagagaagaagatggCG gcgttagagaagcagagagaaatcTCTGACATCGTTCGAATCGAACGTGACCGGCTCAGAAACGATGTCGTCAGACTGAGAGATTTACTGAAG AAACACGGAGTCATCTTCTCTCCCGAGTTCTCCACCAATGGGGAGACGGGACCAGGCGAGGATGATGATGTCAGCGCAGAATCTGACCCCCGATTGGCCGAGAGCACACTCG AACTCCGGCTGAAGAAACTGtttgaagaaagagagagtttACGGGATCAG GTGAGGCTGCTGAAGTCTCAGCTGGATCAGAGACAGAAgactgggacagagagagaccagaATCCAGAGGGGGGCGGTCTGGAGAACGGGGTTGACTCCCATCTTCTGGACCTCCAGA GAGACGCCAACAGACAAATCAGCGATTTCAAGTTCAAACTGGTGAAATCTGAACAGGAAGTTACCACTCTGGAACAAAAT GTGATCCGTCTGGAGGGTCAGGTGACGCGATACAAGTCGGCGTCGGAAAACGCAGAGAAGATCGAAGATGAGCTGAAAGTCGATAAGAGAAAACTCCATCGAGAg
- the lrrfip1b gene encoding leucine-rich repeat flightless-interacting protein 2 isoform X3 has translation MEDSAPGKTTMGTQGPGRKRIPNQEKRTAEDDSLNQVAREAEARLAARRAARAEAREIRMKELERQHKELFHSHKEDSERYARHSRRHTSMSDDEERMSVGSRSSLRPSDYSGFLGSSSRASSRASSARASPVVEERPDRDFMDKVSRTASTLSAATLASLGGASSRRGSCDTSFSVETEASIRDMKDSLAQAEDRYRKAMVSNAQLHNEKSSLMFQVENLKEELGDMEELLWENRRHWDDRTKEVERERQARLLLQLRLTEMEEALRRSEEMLTEVSDLRLKSSSYCQEVSDLQEVLQWKEKKMAALEKQREISDIVRIERDRLRNDVVRLRDLLKKHGVIFSPEFSTNGETGPGEDDDVSAESDPRLAESTLELRLKKLFEERESLRDQVRLLKSQLDQRQKTGTERDQNPEGGGLENGVDSHLLDLQRDANRQISDFKFKLVKSEQEVTTLEQNVIRLEGQVTRYKSASENAEKIEDELKVDKRKLHRELRSALDRIGELEVSNTHLSKRLEKVKANRSALLAQQ, from the exons ATGGAAGACTCGGCTCCAGGTAAGACCACCATGGGGACCCAGGGACCCGGAAGGAAGAGGATCCCGAACCAGGAGAAGCGGACCGCCGAGGACGACTCTCTGAACCAGGTCGCACGAGag GCTGAGGCCCGGCTGGCGGCGAGGAGAGCGGCGAGAGCCGAGGCCCGAGAGATCCGGatgaaggagctggagaggcAACACAAAGAG CTGTTTCACAGCCACAAG GAGGACAGTGAGCGGTATGCTCGCCACTCACGGAGACACACTTCg atgtCTGACGATGAAGAGCGGATGTCTGTGGGCAGTCGAAGCAGCCTGAGG ccCTCAGACTACAGTGGCTTCCTGGGCTCCAGCTCCAGAGCCTCCTCCAGGGCCAGCTCAGCTCGTGCGAGCCCAGTG GTGGAGGAGCGACCCGACAGAGACTTTATGGACAAA GTTTCAAGGACCGCCTCCACGCTCTCCGCCGCCACGCTCGCCTCTCTGGGCGGAGCTTCGTCTCGCAGAGGAAGCTGTGACACGTCCTTCTCCGTGGAGACGGAGGCGTCCATCAGAGACATGAAG GACTCCCTGGCCCAGGCGGAGGACCGGTACCGTAAAGCCATGGTTTCTAATGCTCAGCTCCACAACGAGAAGTCCTCTCTGATGTTCCAGGTGGAAaacctgaaggaggagctgggcgacatggaggagctgctgtgggAGAACCGGAGGCACTGGGACGACCGCACCAAG GAGGTGGAGCGTGAGCGTCAGGCtcgtctcctcctgcagctccggCTCACGGAGATGGAGGAAGCTCTGAGGCGCTCCGAGGAGATGCTGACG gaggtgTCTGACCTCCGGTTGAAGAGCAGCAGCTACTGTCAGGAGGTTTCTGACCTGCAGGAGGTTCTTCagtggaaagagaagaagatggCG gcgttagagaagcagagagaaatcTCTGACATCGTTCGAATCGAACGTGACCGGCTCAGAAACGATGTCGTCAGACTGAGAGATTTACTGAAG AAACACGGAGTCATCTTCTCTCCCGAGTTCTCCACCAATGGGGAGACGGGACCAGGCGAGGATGATGATGTCAGCGCAGAATCTGACCCCCGATTGGCCGAGAGCACACTCG AACTCCGGCTGAAGAAACTGtttgaagaaagagagagtttACGGGATCAG GTGAGGCTGCTGAAGTCTCAGCTGGATCAGAGACAGAAgactgggacagagagagaccagaATCCAGAGGGGGGCGGTCTGGAGAACGGGGTTGACTCCCATCTTCTGGACCTCCAGA GAGACGCCAACAGACAAATCAGCGATTTCAAGTTCAAACTGGTGAAATCTGAACAGGAAGTTACCACTCTGGAACAAAAT GTGATCCGTCTGGAGGGTCAGGTGACGCGATACAAGTCGGCGTCGGAAAACGCAGAGAAGATCGAAGATGAGCTGAAAGTCGATAAGAGAAAACTCCATCGAGAg
- the lrrfip1b gene encoding uncharacterized protein lrrfip1b isoform X2 translates to MEDSAPGKTTMGTQGPGRKRIPNQEKRTAEDDSLNQVAREAEARLAARRAARAEAREIRMKELERQHKEEDSERYARHSRRHTSMSDDEERMSVGSRSSLRPSDYSGFLGSSSRASSRASSARASPVVEERPDRDFMDKVSRTASTLSAATLASLGGASSRRGSCDTSFSVETEASIRDMKDSLAQAEDRYRKAMVSNAQLHNEKSSLMFQVENLKEELGDMEELLWENRRHWDDRTKEVERERQARLLLQLRLTEMEEALRRSEEMLTEVSDLRLKSSSYCQEVSDLQEVLQWKEKKMAALEKQREISDIVRIERDRLRNDVVRLRDLLKKHGVIFSPEFSTNGETGPGEDDDVSAESDPRLAESTLGEVQERQPAEGIKLPQARVEYNRSRIRKLSVISDSDLTKTLVKGFDKQARDQTGKHPRKSEDARKLPRNKGSEKDPIKKFRIGQFRNEGIKKQRMKKPHSEPVSSNRDVLVAEVERSFEHRICNIQTNLNVRRAATEKVHKSRLVPPQLARDLILDNKAVVPRFMAAGKLNSPTQKKVLMGNETPSSCKDVAQKCSSAVVRIFHNQVKVGNICRDESCSEGEGVMDIPALGAKEYKIDQFSTPTSADSLKENEFVDESAEIDGDKCEGGRFVYQDTKVLRDLVENDTVVSMAEASHSLQQQPEDLGSTQNEDEVLKVEGDGNCSSVPEGPSLETKLKPSELDAFLPAEEAIVDGQSGTQEAVRKAVQIKEKSQVNSFECPECTNRTKTPTTPLVPIEVWTDRSCLEKTIQSMLRGFVENQGFSAEISSIVPEISDCLNQWISDFEKRIKNVEENVSNQGDSVDLESTEQMMGIELQVEGELPLKDLQERTERTEEPGSEEQSAARDSTLIKGMSEVASLEVHPQTYDVSVGSSVREDLQDPPASDDQEASEDNLGGRFPFKVEVTESYHEEMLRVNSVDRQEEKQSQSDPTVASRSEELVFIEFYFAEHAKTQSAPADEVVETQLKRHRTLSTNSQSSKVRRLLEITADEIKAMAVPELLLMRLQEGTIVEDHHIDESSVSSTEDQEESSVGHIDSCEEVGEETLQQPATQQQPAMQVGLGDVEVVPAASSMKLRSGEKRVGLQSRKYKHKTDCQIS, encoded by the exons ATGGAAGACTCGGCTCCAGGTAAGACCACCATGGGGACCCAGGGACCCGGAAGGAAGAGGATCCCGAACCAGGAGAAGCGGACCGCCGAGGACGACTCTCTGAACCAGGTCGCACGAGag GCTGAGGCCCGGCTGGCGGCGAGGAGAGCGGCGAGAGCCGAGGCCCGAGAGATCCGGatgaaggagctggagaggcAACACAAAGAG GAGGACAGTGAGCGGTATGCTCGCCACTCACGGAGACACACTTCg atgtCTGACGATGAAGAGCGGATGTCTGTGGGCAGTCGAAGCAGCCTGAGG ccCTCAGACTACAGTGGCTTCCTGGGCTCCAGCTCCAGAGCCTCCTCCAGGGCCAGCTCAGCTCGTGCGAGCCCAGTG GTGGAGGAGCGACCCGACAGAGACTTTATGGACAAA GTTTCAAGGACCGCCTCCACGCTCTCCGCCGCCACGCTCGCCTCTCTGGGCGGAGCTTCGTCTCGCAGAGGAAGCTGTGACACGTCCTTCTCCGTGGAGACGGAGGCGTCCATCAGAGACATGAAG GACTCCCTGGCCCAGGCGGAGGACCGGTACCGTAAAGCCATGGTTTCTAATGCTCAGCTCCACAACGAGAAGTCCTCTCTGATGTTCCAGGTGGAAaacctgaaggaggagctgggcgacatggaggagctgctgtgggAGAACCGGAGGCACTGGGACGACCGCACCAAG GAGGTGGAGCGTGAGCGTCAGGCtcgtctcctcctgcagctccggCTCACGGAGATGGAGGAAGCTCTGAGGCGCTCCGAGGAGATGCTGACG gaggtgTCTGACCTCCGGTTGAAGAGCAGCAGCTACTGTCAGGAGGTTTCTGACCTGCAGGAGGTTCTTCagtggaaagagaagaagatggCG gcgttagagaagcagagagaaatcTCTGACATCGTTCGAATCGAACGTGACCGGCTCAGAAACGATGTCGTCAGACTGAGAGATTTACTGAAG AAACACGGAGTCATCTTCTCTCCCGAGTTCTCCACCAATGGGGAGACGGGACCAGGCGAGGATGATGATGTCAGCGCAGAATCTGACCCCCGATTGGCCGAGAGCACACTCG GGGAAGTTCAAGAGCGGCAGCCAGCAGAGGGCATCAAACTCCCGCAGGCCAGAGTGGAGTACAACCGCTCTCGGATTCGTAAACTAAGCGTCATTTCTGACAGCGATCTAACCAAAACTTTAGTGAAGGGGTTTGATAAACAGGCCAGAGACCAAACAGGAAAACATCCAAGAAAAAGTGAGGACGCAAGGAAACTACCGAGAAACAAAGGGAGTGAGAAAGATCCAATCAAGAAGTTTAGAATCGGACAGTTTAGAAATGAGGGAATTAAAAAACAACGGATGAAAAAACCTCACAGTGAACCGGTATCATCAAACCGGGATGTCCTTGTGGCCGAAGTGGAGCGCTCCTTTGAACACCGAATATGCAATATCCAAACTAATCTGAATGTTCGCAGAGCTGCAACTGAAAAGGTCCACAAGTCAAGACTTGTTCCACCTCAACTCGCAAGAGACCTGATCCTGGACAACAAGGCAGTGGTGCCACGTTTCATGGCTGCTGGCAAACTGAACTCTCCGACTCAAAAGAAAGTTCTGATGGGGAATGAGACTCCGTCTTCTTGCAAGGATGTCGCGCAAAAGTGTTCGTCCGCTGTTGTTCGTATTTTTCATAATCAAGTGAAAGTTGGAAACATATGCAGGGATGAAAGCTGCTCAGAAGGGGAAGGAGTGATGGATATTCCAGCTTTGGGTGcaaaagaatataaaatagatcAGTTCAGTACTCCGACGTCAGCGGACAGTTTGAAAGAAAATGAGTTTGTTGACGAGTCGGCTGAAATTGATGGTGACAAGTGTGAAGGAGGACGTTTTGTATATCAAGATACAAAGGTTCTCAGAGATTTGGTAGAGAATGATACGGTTGTATCGATGGCTGAAGCTTCTCATAGCCTACAACAACAGCCAGAGGATTTAGGAAGCACCCAAAATGAAGACGAGGTCTTGAAGGTTGAGGGGGATGGAAATTGCTCTAGTGTACCTGAAGGGCCAAGCTTGGAAACCAAGCTCAAACCATCAGAGCTTGATGCATTTTTACCAGCAGAGGAGGCAATTGTTGATGGACAGTCGGGTACACAGGAAGCTGTTAGAAAAGCTGTTCAGATTAAGGAAAAGAGTCAAGTCAATTCCTTTGAATGTCCCGAATGCACCAACCGGACAAAAACACCAACCACTCCATTAGTCCCTATTGAGGTGTGGACAGACAGGAGTTGTTTGGAAAAGACAATCCAAAGCATGCTGAGAGGGTTTGTGGAGAATCAGGGTTTTTCAGCTGAAATCTCAAGTATTGTCCCTGAGATCTCAGATTGTCTCAATCAGTGGATTTCAGATTTTGAGAAGAGGATaaagaatgttgaggaaaatgtGTCAAATCAGGGTGATTCAGTTGACCTAGAATCAACAGAACAAATGATGGGTATTGAACTTCAAGTCGAGGGTGAACTGCCTTTAAAGGACCTCCAAGAAAGAACTGAAAGAACTGAAGAGCCTGGAAGTGAGGAACAGAGTGCTGCTAGAGATTCAACTCTCATTAAAGGCATGTCGGAAGTAGCTTCTCTGGAGGTACATCCCCAAACTTATGATGTCTCTGTGGGCTCGAGTGTTCGTGAAGACCTTCAGGATCCTCCAGCAAGTGACGACCAAGAGGCATCAGAAGATAACTTGGGAGGAAGATTTCCTTTCAAGGTGGAAGTCACTGAATCCTATCATGAAGAAATGCTGAGGGTGAATTCTGTTGACCGTCAAGAAGAAAAGCAAAGTCAGAGCGATCCAACAGTGGCGAGCCGGTCTGAGGAATTAGTTTTCATCGAATTTTACTTTGCTGAACATGCAAAAACCCAATCTGCTCCTGCTGACGAAGTTGTTGAGACACAACTCAAAAGGCATCGAACGTTATCAACAAACTCTCAAAGTTCAAAGGTCAGAAGGCTTTTAGAAATAACTGCAGATGAAATCAAGGCGATGGCTGTTCCCGAGTTGCTGTTGATGCGTCTACAAGAAGGAACAATCGTTGAGGATCACCATATTGACGAGTCATCAGTATCAAGTACTGAGGATCAGGAAGAGTCGTCAGTCGGACACATAGACAGTTGCGAGGAGGTTGGCGAGGAAACGTTACAGCAACCGGCAACGCAGCAACAACCGGCGATGCAGGTTGGCCTCGGAGATGTAGAAGTTGTTCCAGCGGCGAGCAGCATGAAACTACGGAGCGGAGAGAAAAGAGTCGGTTTGCAAAGCaggaaatacaaacacaaaaccgACTGCCAGATTTCATAG
- the lrrfip1b gene encoding uncharacterized protein lrrfip1b isoform X1, with amino-acid sequence MEDSAPGKTTMGTQGPGRKRIPNQEKRTAEDDSLNQVAREAEARLAARRAARAEAREIRMKELERQHKELFHSHKEDSERYARHSRRHTSMSDDEERMSVGSRSSLRPSDYSGFLGSSSRASSRASSARASPVVEERPDRDFMDKVSRTASTLSAATLASLGGASSRRGSCDTSFSVETEASIRDMKDSLAQAEDRYRKAMVSNAQLHNEKSSLMFQVENLKEELGDMEELLWENRRHWDDRTKEVERERQARLLLQLRLTEMEEALRRSEEMLTEVSDLRLKSSSYCQEVSDLQEVLQWKEKKMAALEKQREISDIVRIERDRLRNDVVRLRDLLKKHGVIFSPEFSTNGETGPGEDDDVSAESDPRLAESTLGEVQERQPAEGIKLPQARVEYNRSRIRKLSVISDSDLTKTLVKGFDKQARDQTGKHPRKSEDARKLPRNKGSEKDPIKKFRIGQFRNEGIKKQRMKKPHSEPVSSNRDVLVAEVERSFEHRICNIQTNLNVRRAATEKVHKSRLVPPQLARDLILDNKAVVPRFMAAGKLNSPTQKKVLMGNETPSSCKDVAQKCSSAVVRIFHNQVKVGNICRDESCSEGEGVMDIPALGAKEYKIDQFSTPTSADSLKENEFVDESAEIDGDKCEGGRFVYQDTKVLRDLVENDTVVSMAEASHSLQQQPEDLGSTQNEDEVLKVEGDGNCSSVPEGPSLETKLKPSELDAFLPAEEAIVDGQSGTQEAVRKAVQIKEKSQVNSFECPECTNRTKTPTTPLVPIEVWTDRSCLEKTIQSMLRGFVENQGFSAEISSIVPEISDCLNQWISDFEKRIKNVEENVSNQGDSVDLESTEQMMGIELQVEGELPLKDLQERTERTEEPGSEEQSAARDSTLIKGMSEVASLEVHPQTYDVSVGSSVREDLQDPPASDDQEASEDNLGGRFPFKVEVTESYHEEMLRVNSVDRQEEKQSQSDPTVASRSEELVFIEFYFAEHAKTQSAPADEVVETQLKRHRTLSTNSQSSKVRRLLEITADEIKAMAVPELLLMRLQEGTIVEDHHIDESSVSSTEDQEESSVGHIDSCEEVGEETLQQPATQQQPAMQVGLGDVEVVPAASSMKLRSGEKRVGLQSRKYKHKTDCQIS; translated from the exons ATGGAAGACTCGGCTCCAGGTAAGACCACCATGGGGACCCAGGGACCCGGAAGGAAGAGGATCCCGAACCAGGAGAAGCGGACCGCCGAGGACGACTCTCTGAACCAGGTCGCACGAGag GCTGAGGCCCGGCTGGCGGCGAGGAGAGCGGCGAGAGCCGAGGCCCGAGAGATCCGGatgaaggagctggagaggcAACACAAAGAG CTGTTTCACAGCCACAAG GAGGACAGTGAGCGGTATGCTCGCCACTCACGGAGACACACTTCg atgtCTGACGATGAAGAGCGGATGTCTGTGGGCAGTCGAAGCAGCCTGAGG ccCTCAGACTACAGTGGCTTCCTGGGCTCCAGCTCCAGAGCCTCCTCCAGGGCCAGCTCAGCTCGTGCGAGCCCAGTG GTGGAGGAGCGACCCGACAGAGACTTTATGGACAAA GTTTCAAGGACCGCCTCCACGCTCTCCGCCGCCACGCTCGCCTCTCTGGGCGGAGCTTCGTCTCGCAGAGGAAGCTGTGACACGTCCTTCTCCGTGGAGACGGAGGCGTCCATCAGAGACATGAAG GACTCCCTGGCCCAGGCGGAGGACCGGTACCGTAAAGCCATGGTTTCTAATGCTCAGCTCCACAACGAGAAGTCCTCTCTGATGTTCCAGGTGGAAaacctgaaggaggagctgggcgacatggaggagctgctgtgggAGAACCGGAGGCACTGGGACGACCGCACCAAG GAGGTGGAGCGTGAGCGTCAGGCtcgtctcctcctgcagctccggCTCACGGAGATGGAGGAAGCTCTGAGGCGCTCCGAGGAGATGCTGACG gaggtgTCTGACCTCCGGTTGAAGAGCAGCAGCTACTGTCAGGAGGTTTCTGACCTGCAGGAGGTTCTTCagtggaaagagaagaagatggCG gcgttagagaagcagagagaaatcTCTGACATCGTTCGAATCGAACGTGACCGGCTCAGAAACGATGTCGTCAGACTGAGAGATTTACTGAAG AAACACGGAGTCATCTTCTCTCCCGAGTTCTCCACCAATGGGGAGACGGGACCAGGCGAGGATGATGATGTCAGCGCAGAATCTGACCCCCGATTGGCCGAGAGCACACTCG GGGAAGTTCAAGAGCGGCAGCCAGCAGAGGGCATCAAACTCCCGCAGGCCAGAGTGGAGTACAACCGCTCTCGGATTCGTAAACTAAGCGTCATTTCTGACAGCGATCTAACCAAAACTTTAGTGAAGGGGTTTGATAAACAGGCCAGAGACCAAACAGGAAAACATCCAAGAAAAAGTGAGGACGCAAGGAAACTACCGAGAAACAAAGGGAGTGAGAAAGATCCAATCAAGAAGTTTAGAATCGGACAGTTTAGAAATGAGGGAATTAAAAAACAACGGATGAAAAAACCTCACAGTGAACCGGTATCATCAAACCGGGATGTCCTTGTGGCCGAAGTGGAGCGCTCCTTTGAACACCGAATATGCAATATCCAAACTAATCTGAATGTTCGCAGAGCTGCAACTGAAAAGGTCCACAAGTCAAGACTTGTTCCACCTCAACTCGCAAGAGACCTGATCCTGGACAACAAGGCAGTGGTGCCACGTTTCATGGCTGCTGGCAAACTGAACTCTCCGACTCAAAAGAAAGTTCTGATGGGGAATGAGACTCCGTCTTCTTGCAAGGATGTCGCGCAAAAGTGTTCGTCCGCTGTTGTTCGTATTTTTCATAATCAAGTGAAAGTTGGAAACATATGCAGGGATGAAAGCTGCTCAGAAGGGGAAGGAGTGATGGATATTCCAGCTTTGGGTGcaaaagaatataaaatagatcAGTTCAGTACTCCGACGTCAGCGGACAGTTTGAAAGAAAATGAGTTTGTTGACGAGTCGGCTGAAATTGATGGTGACAAGTGTGAAGGAGGACGTTTTGTATATCAAGATACAAAGGTTCTCAGAGATTTGGTAGAGAATGATACGGTTGTATCGATGGCTGAAGCTTCTCATAGCCTACAACAACAGCCAGAGGATTTAGGAAGCACCCAAAATGAAGACGAGGTCTTGAAGGTTGAGGGGGATGGAAATTGCTCTAGTGTACCTGAAGGGCCAAGCTTGGAAACCAAGCTCAAACCATCAGAGCTTGATGCATTTTTACCAGCAGAGGAGGCAATTGTTGATGGACAGTCGGGTACACAGGAAGCTGTTAGAAAAGCTGTTCAGATTAAGGAAAAGAGTCAAGTCAATTCCTTTGAATGTCCCGAATGCACCAACCGGACAAAAACACCAACCACTCCATTAGTCCCTATTGAGGTGTGGACAGACAGGAGTTGTTTGGAAAAGACAATCCAAAGCATGCTGAGAGGGTTTGTGGAGAATCAGGGTTTTTCAGCTGAAATCTCAAGTATTGTCCCTGAGATCTCAGATTGTCTCAATCAGTGGATTTCAGATTTTGAGAAGAGGATaaagaatgttgaggaaaatgtGTCAAATCAGGGTGATTCAGTTGACCTAGAATCAACAGAACAAATGATGGGTATTGAACTTCAAGTCGAGGGTGAACTGCCTTTAAAGGACCTCCAAGAAAGAACTGAAAGAACTGAAGAGCCTGGAAGTGAGGAACAGAGTGCTGCTAGAGATTCAACTCTCATTAAAGGCATGTCGGAAGTAGCTTCTCTGGAGGTACATCCCCAAACTTATGATGTCTCTGTGGGCTCGAGTGTTCGTGAAGACCTTCAGGATCCTCCAGCAAGTGACGACCAAGAGGCATCAGAAGATAACTTGGGAGGAAGATTTCCTTTCAAGGTGGAAGTCACTGAATCCTATCATGAAGAAATGCTGAGGGTGAATTCTGTTGACCGTCAAGAAGAAAAGCAAAGTCAGAGCGATCCAACAGTGGCGAGCCGGTCTGAGGAATTAGTTTTCATCGAATTTTACTTTGCTGAACATGCAAAAACCCAATCTGCTCCTGCTGACGAAGTTGTTGAGACACAACTCAAAAGGCATCGAACGTTATCAACAAACTCTCAAAGTTCAAAGGTCAGAAGGCTTTTAGAAATAACTGCAGATGAAATCAAGGCGATGGCTGTTCCCGAGTTGCTGTTGATGCGTCTACAAGAAGGAACAATCGTTGAGGATCACCATATTGACGAGTCATCAGTATCAAGTACTGAGGATCAGGAAGAGTCGTCAGTCGGACACATAGACAGTTGCGAGGAGGTTGGCGAGGAAACGTTACAGCAACCGGCAACGCAGCAACAACCGGCGATGCAGGTTGGCCTCGGAGATGTAGAAGTTGTTCCAGCGGCGAGCAGCATGAAACTACGGAGCGGAGAGAAAAGAGTCGGTTTGCAAAGCaggaaatacaaacacaaaaccgACTGCCAGATTTCATAG